The following coding sequences lie in one Populus trichocarpa isolate Nisqually-1 chromosome 14, P.trichocarpa_v4.1, whole genome shotgun sequence genomic window:
- the LOC7462039 gene encoding transcription factor bHLH128 — protein MYQQPSSSSSSPQKSNLPSGLTRYGSAPGSFLTRAVDSVIGADRELSGLGSTPLVGRQQHFSGDSPSITSESTCKVNSSSCDRKAPKSGGGGGLQRSYGLNEIAHGAGSLVRQRSSPAGFLSHLATENGGFSITRGTGGYNSRNGSGGGPSRLKSQLSFTRQDSLSQISEVSENVVEGIGSDNGSQNSTHSYSAASFGMESWDTPNSIVFSGHPSKQARTGDGDIYSCFNALETQFSLPQTSLEMATVEKLLQIPEDSVPCKIRAKRGCATHPRSIAERERRTRISGKLKTLQDLVPNMDKQTSYADMLELAVKHIKGLQNEVEKLHKELEGCTCGCKQSTP, from the exons ATGTATCAACAACCGTCgtcgtcttcttcttcaccGCAAAAATCCAATCTGCCAAGTGGGCTAACAAGGTATGGTTCGGCCCCGGGTTCTTTTTTAACCCGAGCAGTTGATTCAGTCATCGGGGCTGACCGTGAACTCTCTGGTCTTGGATCAACTCCCCTCGTGGGCCGTCAACAACACTTCTCTGGGGACTCACCCTCAATCACCTCGGAGTCGACCTGCAAAGTCAACTCATCCAGCTGCGATCGAAAAGCACCCAAAAGTGGCGGCGGCGGGGGGTTGCAGAGGTCGTACGGTTTGAATGAGATAGCACATGGTGCTGGATCTTTGGTGCGGCAGAGGAGCTCGCCTGCTGGATTTCTAAGCCATCTCGCCACTGAAAATG GAGGTTTCTCAATTACAAGGGGAACTGGAGGCTATAACTCTCGCAATGGCTCTGGTGGTGGCCCCTCAAGGTTGAAGTCTCAATTGAGCTTCACTAGACAAGACTCTCTTTCTCAGATATCTGAAGTTAGTGAGAATGTTGTTGAAGGCATCGGCTCTGACAATGGCAGTCAGAACTCCACTCATTCTTATTCTGCGGCTAGCTTTGGTATGGAATCTTGGGACACTCCAAATTCCATTGTATTTTCTGGCCATCCCTCGAAACAAGCTAGGACTGGAGATGGAGACATTTATAGCTGTTTCAATGCGTTAGAAACTCAG TTTAGCCTGCCCCAGACAAGTCTTGAGATGGCAACAGTGGAGAAGCTGCTACAAATTCCTGAAGACTCTGTTCCTTGCAAAATCCGTGCTAAACGTGGTTGTGCCACTCATCCTAGAAGCATTGCTGAAAGG GAGAGAAGAACCAGAATAAGTGGGAAGCTGAAGACACTACAAGACCTCGTTCCTAACATGGATAAG CAAACAAGTTATGCAGACATGTTGGAGTTGGCAGTGAAGCATATAAAGGGCCTTCAAAATGAAGTGGAG AAACTCCACAAAGAATTGGAAGGTTGTACTTGTGGATGCAAACAATCAACCCCATGA